A genomic region of Marinobacter sp. NP-4(2019) contains the following coding sequences:
- a CDS encoding enoyl-CoA hydratase → MTDLVLTEKNNRVLIVRINRLDRKNALTHAMYTALGDALEQAHADAEIRCVLFTGSEDCFTAGNDLSDFAQGLPGSFEETPVGRFLFLLATATKPVVAAVNGPAVGIGTTMLLHCDLVFAGNNTRFQMPFANLGLCPEGGSSLLLPSWIGRVRAAELLMLGGAFTADDAYRLGIINQVCEPEATEATALESCYKLAAQAPAAIRATKELLNRPNLGQLKDTMLAEGKLFGERLRSGEAAEAFKAFMEKRKPDFSKFD, encoded by the coding sequence GTGACAGACCTCGTCCTCACTGAGAAAAACAACCGGGTGCTGATAGTACGCATCAACCGCCTGGACCGGAAAAATGCCCTCACCCACGCCATGTACACCGCCCTGGGCGACGCCCTTGAACAGGCCCACGCCGATGCGGAGATCCGTTGCGTGCTGTTTACCGGTAGCGAAGACTGCTTTACCGCCGGCAACGACCTGAGCGATTTCGCACAAGGCCTGCCCGGCTCCTTCGAGGAAACCCCGGTTGGCCGCTTCCTGTTCCTGCTGGCCACCGCAACCAAGCCCGTTGTCGCCGCCGTCAACGGTCCCGCAGTCGGCATTGGCACCACCATGCTGTTGCACTGCGACCTGGTATTCGCCGGCAACAACACCCGTTTCCAGATGCCCTTTGCCAACCTCGGCCTGTGCCCGGAAGGCGGCTCCAGCCTGTTGCTGCCCTCGTGGATTGGCCGCGTCCGTGCGGCGGAGTTGCTGATGCTGGGTGGCGCCTTTACCGCTGACGATGCCTATCGTCTGGGCATCATCAATCAGGTATGCGAACCGGAAGCCACGGAAGCCACCGCCCTGGAGAGCTGCTACAAGCTGGCCGCCCAGGCGCCGGCCGCTATCCGGGCCACCAAGGAACTGCTCAACCGCCCCAACCTCGGACAGCTGAAAGATACCATGCTGGCTGAAGGCAAACTGTTCGGCGAACGCCTCAGATCCGGGGAAGCCGCCGAAGCCTTCAAGGCCTTTATGGAGAAGCGAAAGCCGGACTTCTCAAAGTTCGACTAA
- a CDS encoding protein adenylyltransferase SelO: MSNNHFRVEHRYLELPDSFYTRVQPTPLKDARMVCFNHDLAEQMGFHSNQPEDWTGIGAGTELLEGMDPVAMKYTGHQFGMYNPDLGDGRGLLLWETIGPDGRRWDWHLKGAGMTPYSRFGDGRAVLRSTIREYLCSEAMHGLGIPTTRALFMVSAKDPVPRESIETAAALVRVAETHIRFGHFEFAAHHEGKDTLKTLMDHVIALHFPHLIKLADSERYTRWFEEVVERTARLIADWQAVGFCHGVMNSDNMSIIGDTFDYGPYAFLDDFDAGYICNHTDQGGRYAYNRQPDIGFVNCQYLANALLPVMNEDSVRQGLKRYEVAYNARFLQNMRDKLGLVQEDRSDLPLIMDTFSMLHEHHVDYTRFFRGLSNLTSKGTAPIRDLFVDRSVADQWIERYQKRLELESRAHDAREFAMRKVNPKYVLRNYLAQQVIQEAQNGDYEPMKELLKVLEKPFDEQPEFEGYAALPPEWGKHLNISCSS; this comes from the coding sequence ATGAGCAACAACCATTTTCGGGTGGAGCATCGTTATCTGGAGCTGCCGGACAGCTTTTACACCCGGGTGCAGCCCACGCCGCTGAAAGACGCCCGCATGGTGTGTTTCAACCATGATCTGGCGGAACAGATGGGGTTCCACAGCAACCAACCCGAGGACTGGACCGGCATTGGTGCCGGTACTGAATTACTGGAAGGCATGGACCCGGTGGCCATGAAGTACACCGGCCACCAGTTCGGCATGTACAACCCGGACCTGGGGGATGGCCGCGGCCTGCTCCTGTGGGAAACCATCGGGCCGGATGGACGGCGCTGGGACTGGCACCTGAAGGGGGCCGGCATGACCCCCTACTCCCGCTTTGGAGATGGCCGCGCGGTATTGCGCTCCACCATCCGTGAATACCTCTGCAGTGAAGCCATGCATGGCCTGGGCATTCCCACCACCCGTGCGCTGTTCATGGTCAGCGCAAAGGATCCTGTTCCTCGCGAATCCATCGAGACCGCTGCCGCCCTGGTCCGCGTTGCCGAAACTCACATCCGCTTCGGGCATTTCGAGTTTGCCGCACACCACGAAGGCAAAGACACCCTGAAAACCCTGATGGACCACGTCATTGCCCTGCACTTTCCCCATTTGATCAAGCTGGCAGACAGCGAACGCTACACACGATGGTTCGAGGAAGTGGTTGAACGCACGGCGCGACTGATTGCCGACTGGCAGGCCGTCGGTTTCTGCCACGGCGTCATGAACAGCGATAATATGTCGATTATCGGCGACACCTTCGATTATGGTCCCTATGCGTTCCTGGATGACTTTGACGCCGGTTACATCTGCAATCATACCGACCAGGGCGGTCGCTACGCCTACAACCGCCAGCCGGACATCGGCTTTGTGAACTGCCAGTACCTGGCCAATGCCCTGCTGCCCGTCATGAATGAAGACAGTGTCCGCCAGGGATTGAAGCGATACGAAGTCGCCTACAACGCTCGCTTCCTGCAGAACATGCGGGACAAGCTCGGACTGGTGCAGGAGGATCGGTCAGATCTGCCGCTGATCATGGACACCTTCAGCATGCTCCACGAACATCACGTGGACTACACCCGGTTCTTCCGTGGACTGTCCAACCTGACCAGCAAAGGCACTGCCCCCATACGGGACCTGTTCGTGGATCGAAGCGTGGCGGATCAATGGATTGAGCGCTACCAGAAGCGCCTGGAACTGGAAAGCCGCGCCCATGACGCCCGCGAATTTGCCATGCGCAAGGTAAACCCCAAATACGTCCTGCGAAACTACCTGGCCCAGCAGGTGATTCAGGAAGCGCAGAATGGGGACTATGAGCCGATGAAGGAATTGTTGAAGGTTCTGGAAAAGCCGTTCGATGAACAGCCGGAATTCGAGGGGTATGCGGCGCTTCCCCCGGAGTGGGGGAAGCACCTGAACATCAGCTGCTCGTCCTGA
- a CDS encoding glycosyl transferase translates to MGDFYQNGIVTTLHNLTRRPVEDLEQELMNFRKARPMSLVLPSLFSELEGPALKHIVSELAKVPYLEQIVIGLDRATEEQYRYALEYFSELPQNFKVLWNDGPRLRAIDLKLREQNLAPTEMGKGRNVWYCFGYVLASGLSESVALHDCDILTYSRELVARLIYPVANPEFNYMFCKGYYARVADSKMNGRVSRLLVTPLIRALKKVCGPNDFLDYLDSYRYPLAGEFSFRTDVINDLRIPSDWGLEVGVLSEMKRNYATNRLCQVDIADTYDHKHQELSPEDASRGLSKMSTDISKALFRKLATNGEIFSNEKFRTIKATYFRIALDFVETYQNDAIINGLTFDRHKEEKAVELFAQNVMRAGAYFLDNPMDTPFIPSWNRVTSAIPDIKEQLMEAVDLDNEEFRP, encoded by the coding sequence ATGGGCGATTTTTACCAGAACGGCATTGTCACCACCCTTCATAATCTGACCCGCCGTCCGGTGGAGGACCTGGAACAGGAACTGATGAACTTTCGCAAGGCGCGCCCCATGTCATTGGTGTTGCCTTCGCTGTTCTCGGAACTGGAAGGACCCGCACTCAAGCACATCGTCAGTGAACTGGCCAAGGTGCCCTATCTGGAACAGATCGTCATCGGGCTGGATAGGGCAACGGAAGAGCAATACCGCTATGCACTGGAGTATTTTTCCGAGCTGCCCCAGAACTTCAAGGTGCTCTGGAATGATGGCCCCCGACTGCGTGCGATTGATCTCAAGCTCCGTGAGCAGAACCTGGCGCCGACGGAAATGGGCAAGGGGCGTAACGTCTGGTACTGCTTTGGTTACGTGTTGGCCTCCGGGCTTAGCGAATCCGTAGCCCTGCATGACTGCGATATTCTGACCTATTCCCGGGAATTGGTGGCACGCCTGATTTACCCGGTCGCCAACCCCGAGTTCAACTATATGTTCTGCAAAGGCTACTACGCCCGGGTTGCGGACAGCAAAATGAACGGCCGCGTCAGTCGCCTGCTGGTCACGCCGCTGATTCGGGCGTTGAAGAAAGTCTGCGGCCCCAACGATTTTCTGGATTACCTCGACAGTTACCGTTACCCGCTGGCCGGGGAGTTCTCGTTCCGGACGGACGTCATTAACGACCTTCGCATTCCCAGTGACTGGGGCCTGGAGGTGGGCGTACTGTCGGAAATGAAGCGCAATTACGCGACTAACCGATTGTGCCAGGTGGACATTGCGGACACCTACGACCATAAGCACCAGGAACTGTCGCCGGAAGATGCCAGCCGTGGGCTGTCCAAGATGAGCACCGACATTTCCAAGGCACTGTTCCGCAAGCTGGCCACCAACGGTGAGATCTTCTCCAATGAGAAGTTCCGCACCATCAAGGCGACCTACTTCCGGATTGCGCTGGATTTTGTCGAGACTTACCAGAATGACGCCATCATCAATGGCCTGACGTTTGATCGTCATAAGGAAGAAAAGGCCGTCGAGTTGTTTGCTCAGAATGTGATGCGCGCCGGGGCCTATTTCCTCGATAATCCTATGGATACACCGTTTATTCCGAGCTGGAACCGGGTGACCAGTGCGATCCCGGATATCAAAGAGCAGTTGATGGAAGCGGTGGATCTGGATAATGAGGAGTTCCGCCCATGA
- a CDS encoding fumarate hydratase: MTTVIRQDDLIESVADALQFISYYHPKDFIQAVYEAYQREESQAAKDAMAQILINSRMCAQGKRPICQDTGIVTVFVTIGMDVQWDADMPLDDIINEGVRRAYTHPDNVLRASVLADPDGKRANTKDNTPAVIHYKMVPGNTVDVHVAAKGGGSEAKSKFAMLNPSDSVVDWVLKMVPQMGAGWCPPGMLGIGIGGTAEKAMELAKESLLDPIDIHDLQARGASNRSEELRLELFDKVNELGIGAQGLGGLTTVLDVKVKDYPTHAANKPVAIIPNCAATRHAHFVLDGSGPSLQTPPSLEDWPEITWEVGDSVRRVNLDTVTPEEVKDWKPGETVLLSGKMLTGRDAAHKKMVDMIERGEELPVDLKGRFIYYVGPVDPVREEVVGPAGPTTATRMDKFTRTMLEKTGLTGMIGKAERGQVAIDAIREFGAVYLMAVGGSAYLVSKAIKKAEVVAFEELGMEAIYEFEVEDMPVTVAVDSTGSSVHQTGPAEWHDKIISAKAV, from the coding sequence ATGACCACCGTAATCCGCCAGGACGACCTGATTGAGAGCGTAGCGGACGCGCTGCAGTTCATTTCCTACTACCACCCGAAAGATTTTATTCAGGCTGTGTATGAGGCCTATCAGCGGGAAGAGTCCCAGGCGGCAAAGGATGCCATGGCGCAAATCCTGATCAACTCCCGCATGTGCGCGCAGGGCAAGCGGCCGATCTGTCAGGATACGGGCATTGTGACGGTGTTCGTGACCATCGGTATGGACGTTCAGTGGGATGCCGACATGCCGCTGGACGACATTATTAATGAAGGCGTTCGCCGCGCTTACACCCATCCGGATAACGTGTTGCGGGCCTCGGTACTCGCCGATCCGGACGGCAAGCGTGCCAACACCAAGGACAACACTCCGGCGGTGATCCACTACAAGATGGTGCCGGGTAACACCGTGGACGTCCACGTGGCCGCCAAGGGCGGTGGTTCCGAGGCCAAATCCAAGTTCGCCATGCTGAACCCCTCCGATTCCGTGGTGGACTGGGTGCTGAAAATGGTGCCACAGATGGGCGCCGGCTGGTGTCCGCCGGGCATGCTGGGAATCGGTATTGGCGGTACCGCGGAAAAGGCGATGGAGCTGGCCAAGGAATCCCTGCTGGACCCGATCGATATTCACGACCTGCAGGCCCGTGGTGCTTCTAATCGCTCTGAAGAGCTTCGTCTGGAGCTCTTCGACAAAGTGAATGAGCTGGGTATCGGTGCCCAGGGCCTTGGCGGTCTGACCACGGTCCTGGATGTGAAAGTGAAGGATTACCCGACCCACGCGGCCAACAAGCCGGTGGCGATTATCCCGAACTGCGCGGCCACCCGCCACGCGCACTTTGTGCTGGATGGTTCCGGTCCGTCACTGCAGACTCCGCCGAGCCTGGAAGACTGGCCGGAAATCACCTGGGAAGTGGGTGACAGCGTGCGCCGCGTGAACCTGGATACGGTCACGCCGGAAGAGGTAAAAGACTGGAAGCCGGGCGAAACCGTGTTGCTCTCCGGCAAGATGCTGACCGGTCGTGACGCCGCCCACAAGAAGATGGTGGACATGATCGAGCGTGGCGAAGAGCTGCCGGTGGACCTGAAAGGCCGCTTCATCTATTACGTGGGCCCGGTGGACCCGGTTCGTGAAGAAGTGGTCGGCCCGGCTGGCCCCACCACGGCCACCCGCATGGATAAGTTCACCCGCACCATGCTGGAGAAAACCGGCCTCACCGGCATGATCGGCAAGGCCGAGCGCGGTCAGGTGGCGATCGACGCCATTCGCGAATTTGGTGCGGTGTACCTGATGGCTGTGGGCGGCTCTGCCTACCTGGTCTCCAAGGCCATCAAGAAGGCGGAAGTGGTGGCTTTCGAGGAACTGGGTATGGAGGCCATCTACGAGTTCGAGGTGGAAGACATGCCCGTTACCGTGGCAGTGGATTCCACAGGGTCCTCTGTCCACCAGACCGGTCCGGCGGAATGGCATGACAAGATTATTTCCGCCAAGGCTGTCTGA
- a CDS encoding HAD-IIB family hydrolase has protein sequence MTKPRLLVFTDLDGTLLDHDTYRWQAAEPALERLRQANIPVVLNSSKTASEMRGIRAALNNHHPFIVENGAAVVIPANCFGTVAEQVVNFGASREQVLSVLSGLRSEGYQFRGFADMSVDELRRLTGLSATSAELAKDRQGTEPVLWEGSDEELSTFTEKLAAANLRLVQGGRFFHVMGDFDKADGVRFLLGKYREHYGQEPLVTVALGDSPNDQRMLESVNIPVIIRGVQSDLVQLTSERHAMRSLKPGPEGWNECVLNILFEYGY, from the coding sequence ATGACCAAGCCCCGCCTGCTGGTGTTCACCGATCTGGACGGCACGCTCCTGGACCATGACACCTATCGCTGGCAGGCGGCCGAGCCCGCCCTGGAGCGGCTGCGGCAGGCCAATATCCCGGTGGTTCTCAATTCCAGCAAGACCGCATCGGAAATGCGTGGGATCAGAGCCGCGTTGAACAATCACCACCCGTTTATTGTCGAAAACGGTGCAGCGGTCGTTATTCCGGCGAACTGTTTTGGAACCGTGGCAGAGCAGGTGGTGAATTTTGGGGCGTCGCGTGAGCAGGTGCTATCCGTATTGAGCGGGTTGCGCTCCGAGGGCTACCAATTTCGGGGCTTTGCAGACATGTCGGTGGATGAGCTGCGGCGATTGACCGGCCTGTCGGCAACCTCAGCCGAGCTGGCAAAAGACCGGCAGGGTACGGAGCCTGTGCTGTGGGAAGGTTCGGATGAGGAATTATCGACGTTTACCGAAAAACTGGCCGCCGCAAACCTGCGTCTGGTGCAGGGCGGGCGCTTCTTTCATGTGATGGGAGACTTCGACAAGGCCGATGGGGTCCGTTTCTTGCTGGGTAAATATCGGGAGCACTATGGTCAGGAACCTCTGGTGACGGTCGCATTGGGGGATAGCCCCAACGATCAGAGGATGCTGGAGTCGGTCAATATTCCGGTCATCATACGTGGAGTCCAGTCAGACCTGGTGCAGCTTACCTCCGAACGGCATGCCATGCGCTCCCTCAAGCCCGGCCCGGAAGGCTGGAACGAATGCGTACTCAATATCCTCTTTGAGTACGGTTACTGA